Proteins encoded within one genomic window of Cyprinus carpio isolate SPL01 chromosome A15, ASM1834038v1, whole genome shotgun sequence:
- the LOC109069202 gene encoding WD repeat-containing protein 62-like isoform X2 codes for MADGALVFGANPNSSCLTSRAKKVNNNSSSSISTAANTRRKTRQSHRRDIHSRVVLEKVLGITASSSSALTCEPSTGLVAYPAGCVIVILSPKKNKQTHIFNTSRKTFSALAFSQNGKYLVTGESGHMPCVRVWDVAERTQVAEVQCHKYGVACVSFSPNGSYIVSVGYQHDRTVNVWEWKKGTVIASNKVSSRVLAVSFSEDNSYFVTAGNRHVKFWYLDASKERRVNSTVPLIGRSGLLGEHQNSQFCGLACGRGSMASSTYCITHTGLLCQFNSNRQLDSWVDLKTTSAQCLSVSETFVFCGCADGTVRVFSPQDLRYISTLHRPHCLGVDVSQGTQPGHLFGANPEAQYPDTLALTFDPVTRHLSCVYNDHSVYVWDVQDIRNVGKVYSALYHSGCVWSVETYPELEDSSVACLSPGSFLTCSSDNTIRLWKSESTQSHGSEQGLRHNLYSQDIARIVYVDGDTQYLKAEAEKAEGASQDGKSGIRVLEISPDGQLLAAGDRSGNLRIFGLHFMDELQKIEAHDSEVLCLAFSPTETGLHLLASASRDRLIHIFDMEKKCNLVQTVYDHSASITAIKFTGLSSELCLVSCGADKSIYFRSAEKTSEGLSFSRSHHIVEKSTLYDMDLDATRTHTAIACQDRNIRVYNVQSGKMKKCFKGSLNDDGTLLKVQLDPSGMFLATSCSDKNICIFDYESGECVATLFGHSEIVTGMKFSQDCRHLITVSGDSCVFVWRLDSQMTNSMRKRLAERKQQAGLRVQQAPSQQQAIRRETYITVPCSALPHMEEEEEGSLMPEETPDEDVEDCRTPDRLDSTDASVDSVVLQTNGKMPMWIRRLGGGGENDGSGITSRSQYQPQGRWAVQSDPLAIRTVLEMKSMQLPLSHTPSRAVGEEEFEEDSRFHPQSLDSLLDEDVDDDDQEEEEKICSETQVGFSSSLQGPDFLQLPHGEENFHPELSSPEKMGYILYPANSTALSTGEGEFDVKALCEGADEDPEEEELSPDSACSASSASHSDQPHDQDTDSLSQVSSTGSSGVEEDEEESGTLLRQHFDTLGVAANEKFNTDLSSLQPTTESNFLNPRLSISTRFLSRFQSRFRTVGTSSSAVCRPAACLPSIPDESSDSCPTFDETMDKSKVLSNNSGTIEENEKSEITNKSILSKAHDNTTGILTTKSTSSACDTSVTRSRQSYMGLTASSRAKITQSNSVETCTSEETELNTPSSSLDLTVDQSKENIVPPSSSVLSSGSSQPTPALSTPALGNHSARAALRLDLIEPNRASLSPLAFKSHLGKVERPESPRRQALVTPTEMRSLGKECRKQIINIEQSLVSKTSSRFSTGSEMFARNSTVSETSHSVIEDLRLTESCGNTQATDRISMTNSVTLDRKDPSQKDTGLSADSLSVQMCKEMVNELWQTIHKATGFYNKLCSTPELSEQQEQMKSILQEVFVGVQSELKSLCPQEMRPSIESTRPVPEESPGRQLRDERAVALLEKYSEMLLLRMTEKGAQATLE; via the exons AGCGGGCACATGCCCTGTGTGCGGGTGTGGGACGTGGCAGAGCGGACACAGGTGGCAGAGGTCCAGTGCCATAAGTACGGGGTGGCGTGTGTATCTTTCTCCCCTAACGGAAGCTACATAGTGTCTGTGGGATACCAGCACGACAGGACAGTCAACGTCTGGGAGTGGAAG aAGGGGACTGTTATTGCATCCAATAAGGTGTCCAGCCGCGTGCTTGCTGTATCTTTCTCAGAGGACAACAGCTACTTTGTAACCGCAGGGAACAGACATGTGAAGTTCTGGTACCTTGATGCCTCAAAGGAAAGAAGG GTGAATAGCACAGTGCCTCTGATTGGTCGCTCAGGGTTGCTCGGGGAGCATCAGAACAGTCAGTTCTGTGGTTTGGCGTGTGGCCGTGGCTCTATGGCCAGCAGCACCTACTGCATCACACACACGGGTCTGCTGTGCCAGTTCAATAGCAACAGACAACTGGACTCCTGGGTTGATCTCAAG ACGACATCAGCACAGTGCTTATCGGTGAGCGAGACGTTTGTTTTCTGCGGTTGTGCAGATGGCACAGTGCGTGTGTTCAGCCCACAGGACCTGCGTTACATCAGCACTCTGCACCGGCCGCACTGCTTGGGAGTAGATGTGTCTCAGGGCACCCAGCCAGG GCATTTGTTTGGCGCCAACCCAGAAGCACAGTATCCAGATACCCTGGCTTTAACCTTTGACCCTGTGACCAGGCACTTGTCGTGTGTGTATAATGACCACAGTGTGTACGTATGGGACGTGCAGGACATTCGAAACGTAGGGAAGGTCTACTCAGCTCTGTACCACAGCGgatgtgtgtggagtgtggag ACCTACCCTGAGCTTGAAGATTCATCTGTGGCGTGTTTGTCACCTGGCTCTTTCCTCACCTGTTCATCTGATAACACCATCCGCCTGTGGAAGAGCGAGTCCACGCAGAGTCATGGCTCAGAACAAGGCCTTCGCCACAACCTTTACAGCCAG GATATCGCAAGGATAGTGTATGTGGACGGCGACACGCAATACCTCAAAGCCGAGGCAGAGAAAGCTGAGGGAGCAAGCCAGGATGGTAAATCTGGGATCAGGGTGCTGGAAATCAGCCCAGATGGGCAACTTTTGGCTGCCGGAGACCGCAGTGGAAACCTGAG AATCTTTGGCTTGCATTTCATGGACGAGCTGCAGAAAATCGAGGCTCATGATTCGGAGGTCTTGTGTCTAGCCTTCTCCCCTACTGAGACTG GTTTGCATCTGTTGGCTTCTGCCAGTCGTGATCGACTCATTCACATCTTTGACATGGAGAAGAAATGCAATCTAGTGCAGACAGTTTACGATCATTCGGCCTCCATCACTGCCATCAAGTTTACAG GACTGAGTTCAGAGTTGTGTTTGGTCAGCTGTGGCGCCGACAAGAGCATCTATTTTCGATCTGCTGAAAAG ACCTCGGAAGGCTTGAGCTTCTCACGATCCCATCACATAGTGGAGAAGAGCACACTGTATGACATGGACCTGGAcgccacacgcacacacacggcCATTGCGTGCCAGGACCGGAACATTAG agtGTACAATGTGCAGAGTGGCAAGATGAAAAAGTGTTTCAAGGGCTCCCTGAATGATGATGGGACACTGCTTaag GTTCAGTTGGATCCCTCTGGGATGTTTCTGGCCACCAGTTGTTCAGACAAAAATATCTGTATCTTTGACTATGAGTCAGGCGAATGTGTAGCCACCTTATTTGGACATTCGG AAATTGTTACAGGTATGAAGTTCAGCCAGGACTGCAGGCATCTGATCACAGTCTCTGGTGACAG ctgtgtgtttgtgtggcggCTGGACTCTCAGATGACCAACTCCATGAGGAAGAGGCTGGCAGAGAGGAAGCAGCAAGCAGGCCTGAGGGTTCAACAGGCCCCCAGCCAACAGCAAGCCATCAG GAGAGAGACCTACATCACTGTACCCTGTAGTGCTTTGCCTCAcatggaggaggaagaggaaggcaGCTTGATGCCAGAGGAGACTCCAGACGAAGATGTGGAGGACTGCAGAACTCCAGACAGGCTTGATTCTACTGATG CATCTGTGGATTCGGTGGTGCTCCAAACCAATGGCAAAATGCCCATGTGGATTCGTAGACTG GGTGGAGGAGGTGAAAATGATGGTAGTGGCATAACTAGTAGATCTCAGTACCAGCCACAGGGACGCTGGGCAGTGCAGTCAGATCCACTAGCCATCCGCACAGTACTGGAGATGAAGAGCATGCAGCTTCCCCTTTCACACACTCCTAGCAGAGCCGTGGGAGAGGAAGAGTTTGAGGAAGACTCTCGCTTTCATCCGCAGAGTTTGGACAGCCTGCTGGATGAAGATGTTGACGATGATGATcaagaggaggaggaaaagatTTGCAGT GAAACCCAAGTTGGGTTTAGCTCTTCGCTCCAAGGGCCAGATTTTCTGCAGTTGCCACATGGAGAGGAGAACTTCCATCCAGAGCTCAGCTCACCAGAGAAGATGGGCTATATTTTGTACCCAGCCAACAGCACAGCCCTGTCCACTGGAGAAGG AGAGTTTGATGTTAAAGCTTTGTGTGAGGGTGCAGATGAGGACCCAGAAGAAGAGGAGCTGAGCCCAGATAGCGCTTGTTCGGCTAGTTCGGCCTCCCATAGTGACCAGCCCCATGACC AGGACACAGACTCCCTCAGTCAAGTGAGCTCCACAGGAAGCTCGGGAGTtgaagaggatgaagaagaaTCTGGAACTTTGCTTCGCCAACATTTTGACACCCTGGGTGTGGCTGCTAATG AAAAGTTCAATACGGACTTGAGCAGTCTGCAGCCCACAACAGAGAGTAACTTCCTCAATCCTCGTCTCAGCATCTCCACGCGCTTCCTCTCCCGCTTTCAGAGCCGCTTTCG CACTGTTGGGACTAGTAGCAGTGCTGTTTGCCGGCCTGCAGCCTGCCTGCCCAGTATACCGGATGAATCCAGTGATAGCTGTCCAACCTTCGATGAAACAATG GACAAGTCCAAGGTACTTTCAAACAACAGTGGAACCAttgaagaaaatgagaaaagtg AAATCACAAATAAGAGCATTCTGTCCAAAGCTCATGATAACACTACAGGCATTCTCACCACCAAATCTACCAGCAGTGCATGTGACACATCTGTTACACGCTCCCGCCAAAGCTACATGGGTCTCACTGCAAGCTCCCGTGCTAAGATAACCCAGAGCAACTCTGTGGAGACATGTACATCAGAAGAAACCGAGTTAAACACCCCGTCTTCGTCTCTGGACCTAACTGTGGACCAAAGCAAAGAGAACATTGTTCCTCCTTCCTCTTCAGTTCTTTCCTCTGGATCGTCTCAACCGACACCAGCTCTCTCCACTCCTGCTTTGGGTAACCACAGTGCCCGGGCAGCTCTTCGATTGGACCTCATTGAGCCCAATCGTGCCAGTCTGTCACCGTTGGCCTTCAAGAGCCATCTAGGGAAAGTTGAACGTCCCGAGTCTCCACGTCGACAGGCTTTGGTGACGCCCACAGAGATGCGGTCACTGGGGAAAGAGTGTCGGAAGCAGATCATTAATATTGAGCAGAGTTTGGTTTCTAAGACTTCAAGCAGGTTCTCGACTGGGTCTGAAATGTTTGCCAGGAACTCCACAGTGTCAGAAACCAGTCATTCTGTGATTGAAGACCTGCGGCTTACAGAGTCATGTGGGAACACACAGGCCACTGATCGGATCTCAATGACCAACTCAGTGACTCTAGACAGAAAAGATCCTTCACAAAAGGACACAG GACTTTCTGCAGACTCGTTGAGTGTCCAGATGTGTAAGGAGATGGTGAATGAACTCTGGCAGACCATCCATAAAGCAACTGGCTTTTATAACAAG TTGTGCTCCACCCCGGAGTTGTCAGAGCAGCAGGAACAGATGAAGAGTATTTTGCAGGAGGTGTTTGTGGGGGTACAGAGTGAATTGAAGTCCCTGTGCCCACAAGAGATGCGCCCCTCGATCGAAAGCACCCGTCCCGTCCCGGAGGAATCCCCCGGCCGGCAGCTCAGGGACGAAAGGGCTGTGGCCCTCCTGGAGAAATATTCAGAGATGCTCTTACTGCGGATGACTGAAAAAGGAGCACAGGCCACACTGGAGTAA
- the LOC109069202 gene encoding mitogen-activated protein kinase-binding protein 1-like isoform X1: protein MADGALVFGANPNSSCLTSRAKKVNNNSSSSISTAANTRRKTRQSHRRDIHSRVVLEKVLGITASSSSALTCEPSTGLVAYPAGCVIVILSPKKNKQTHIFNTSRKTFSALAFSQNGKYLVTGESGHMPCVRVWDVAERTQVAEVQCHKYGVACVSFSPNGSYIVSVGYQHDRTVNVWEWKKGTVIASNKVSSRVLAVSFSEDNSYFVTAGNRHVKFWYLDASKERRVNSTVPLIGRSGLLGEHQNSQFCGLACGRGSMASSTYCITHTGLLCQFNSNRQLDSWVDLKTTSAQCLSVSETFVFCGCADGTVRVFSPQDLRYISTLHRPHCLGVDVSQGTQPGHLFGANPEAQYPDTLALTFDPVTRHLSCVYNDHSVYVWDVQDIRNVGKVYSALYHSGCVWSVETYPELEDSSVACLSPGSFLTCSSDNTIRLWKSESTQSHGSEQGLRHNLYSQDIARIVYVDGDTQYLKAEAEKAEGASQDGKSGIRVLEISPDGQLLAAGDRSGNLRIFGLHFMDELQKIEAHDSEVLCLAFSPTETGLHLLASASRDRLIHIFDMEKKCNLVQTVYDHSASITAIKFTGLSSELCLVSCGADKSIYFRSAEKTSEGLSFSRSHHIVEKSTLYDMDLDATRTHTAIACQDRNIRVYNVQSGKMKKCFKGSLNDDGTLLKVQLDPSGMFLATSCSDKNICIFDYESGECVATLFGHSEIVTGMKFSQDCRHLITVSGDSCVFVWRLDSQMTNSMRKRLAERKQQAGLRVQQAPSQQQAIRRETYITVPCSALPHMEEEEEGSLMPEETPDEDVEDCRTPDRLDSTDASVDSVVLQTNGKMPMWIRRLGGGGENDGSGITSRSQYQPQGRWAVQSDPLAIRTVLEMKSMQLPLSHTPSRAVGEEEFEEDSRFHPQSLDSLLDEDVDDDDQEEEEKICSETQVGFSSSLQGPDFLQLPHGEENFHPELSSPEKMGYILYPANSTALSTGEGEFDVKALCEGADEDPEEEELSPDSACSASSASHSDQPHDQDTDSLSQVSSTGSSGVEEDEEESGTLLRQHFDTLGVAANEKFNTDLSSLQPTTESNFLNPRLSISTRFLSRFQSRFRTVGTSSSAVCRPAACLPSIPDESSDSCPTFDETMDKSKVLSNNSGTIEENEKSVTKKRSSVAARKSCQNLSFLRWKNALGEITNKSILSKAHDNTTGILTTKSTSSACDTSVTRSRQSYMGLTASSRAKITQSNSVETCTSEETELNTPSSSLDLTVDQSKENIVPPSSSVLSSGSSQPTPALSTPALGNHSARAALRLDLIEPNRASLSPLAFKSHLGKVERPESPRRQALVTPTEMRSLGKECRKQIINIEQSLVSKTSSRFSTGSEMFARNSTVSETSHSVIEDLRLTESCGNTQATDRISMTNSVTLDRKDPSQKDTGLSADSLSVQMCKEMVNELWQTIHKATGFYNKLCSTPELSEQQEQMKSILQEVFVGVQSELKSLCPQEMRPSIESTRPVPEESPGRQLRDERAVALLEKYSEMLLLRMTEKGAQATLE, encoded by the exons AGCGGGCACATGCCCTGTGTGCGGGTGTGGGACGTGGCAGAGCGGACACAGGTGGCAGAGGTCCAGTGCCATAAGTACGGGGTGGCGTGTGTATCTTTCTCCCCTAACGGAAGCTACATAGTGTCTGTGGGATACCAGCACGACAGGACAGTCAACGTCTGGGAGTGGAAG aAGGGGACTGTTATTGCATCCAATAAGGTGTCCAGCCGCGTGCTTGCTGTATCTTTCTCAGAGGACAACAGCTACTTTGTAACCGCAGGGAACAGACATGTGAAGTTCTGGTACCTTGATGCCTCAAAGGAAAGAAGG GTGAATAGCACAGTGCCTCTGATTGGTCGCTCAGGGTTGCTCGGGGAGCATCAGAACAGTCAGTTCTGTGGTTTGGCGTGTGGCCGTGGCTCTATGGCCAGCAGCACCTACTGCATCACACACACGGGTCTGCTGTGCCAGTTCAATAGCAACAGACAACTGGACTCCTGGGTTGATCTCAAG ACGACATCAGCACAGTGCTTATCGGTGAGCGAGACGTTTGTTTTCTGCGGTTGTGCAGATGGCACAGTGCGTGTGTTCAGCCCACAGGACCTGCGTTACATCAGCACTCTGCACCGGCCGCACTGCTTGGGAGTAGATGTGTCTCAGGGCACCCAGCCAGG GCATTTGTTTGGCGCCAACCCAGAAGCACAGTATCCAGATACCCTGGCTTTAACCTTTGACCCTGTGACCAGGCACTTGTCGTGTGTGTATAATGACCACAGTGTGTACGTATGGGACGTGCAGGACATTCGAAACGTAGGGAAGGTCTACTCAGCTCTGTACCACAGCGgatgtgtgtggagtgtggag ACCTACCCTGAGCTTGAAGATTCATCTGTGGCGTGTTTGTCACCTGGCTCTTTCCTCACCTGTTCATCTGATAACACCATCCGCCTGTGGAAGAGCGAGTCCACGCAGAGTCATGGCTCAGAACAAGGCCTTCGCCACAACCTTTACAGCCAG GATATCGCAAGGATAGTGTATGTGGACGGCGACACGCAATACCTCAAAGCCGAGGCAGAGAAAGCTGAGGGAGCAAGCCAGGATGGTAAATCTGGGATCAGGGTGCTGGAAATCAGCCCAGATGGGCAACTTTTGGCTGCCGGAGACCGCAGTGGAAACCTGAG AATCTTTGGCTTGCATTTCATGGACGAGCTGCAGAAAATCGAGGCTCATGATTCGGAGGTCTTGTGTCTAGCCTTCTCCCCTACTGAGACTG GTTTGCATCTGTTGGCTTCTGCCAGTCGTGATCGACTCATTCACATCTTTGACATGGAGAAGAAATGCAATCTAGTGCAGACAGTTTACGATCATTCGGCCTCCATCACTGCCATCAAGTTTACAG GACTGAGTTCAGAGTTGTGTTTGGTCAGCTGTGGCGCCGACAAGAGCATCTATTTTCGATCTGCTGAAAAG ACCTCGGAAGGCTTGAGCTTCTCACGATCCCATCACATAGTGGAGAAGAGCACACTGTATGACATGGACCTGGAcgccacacgcacacacacggcCATTGCGTGCCAGGACCGGAACATTAG agtGTACAATGTGCAGAGTGGCAAGATGAAAAAGTGTTTCAAGGGCTCCCTGAATGATGATGGGACACTGCTTaag GTTCAGTTGGATCCCTCTGGGATGTTTCTGGCCACCAGTTGTTCAGACAAAAATATCTGTATCTTTGACTATGAGTCAGGCGAATGTGTAGCCACCTTATTTGGACATTCGG AAATTGTTACAGGTATGAAGTTCAGCCAGGACTGCAGGCATCTGATCACAGTCTCTGGTGACAG ctgtgtgtttgtgtggcggCTGGACTCTCAGATGACCAACTCCATGAGGAAGAGGCTGGCAGAGAGGAAGCAGCAAGCAGGCCTGAGGGTTCAACAGGCCCCCAGCCAACAGCAAGCCATCAG GAGAGAGACCTACATCACTGTACCCTGTAGTGCTTTGCCTCAcatggaggaggaagaggaaggcaGCTTGATGCCAGAGGAGACTCCAGACGAAGATGTGGAGGACTGCAGAACTCCAGACAGGCTTGATTCTACTGATG CATCTGTGGATTCGGTGGTGCTCCAAACCAATGGCAAAATGCCCATGTGGATTCGTAGACTG GGTGGAGGAGGTGAAAATGATGGTAGTGGCATAACTAGTAGATCTCAGTACCAGCCACAGGGACGCTGGGCAGTGCAGTCAGATCCACTAGCCATCCGCACAGTACTGGAGATGAAGAGCATGCAGCTTCCCCTTTCACACACTCCTAGCAGAGCCGTGGGAGAGGAAGAGTTTGAGGAAGACTCTCGCTTTCATCCGCAGAGTTTGGACAGCCTGCTGGATGAAGATGTTGACGATGATGATcaagaggaggaggaaaagatTTGCAGT GAAACCCAAGTTGGGTTTAGCTCTTCGCTCCAAGGGCCAGATTTTCTGCAGTTGCCACATGGAGAGGAGAACTTCCATCCAGAGCTCAGCTCACCAGAGAAGATGGGCTATATTTTGTACCCAGCCAACAGCACAGCCCTGTCCACTGGAGAAGG AGAGTTTGATGTTAAAGCTTTGTGTGAGGGTGCAGATGAGGACCCAGAAGAAGAGGAGCTGAGCCCAGATAGCGCTTGTTCGGCTAGTTCGGCCTCCCATAGTGACCAGCCCCATGACC AGGACACAGACTCCCTCAGTCAAGTGAGCTCCACAGGAAGCTCGGGAGTtgaagaggatgaagaagaaTCTGGAACTTTGCTTCGCCAACATTTTGACACCCTGGGTGTGGCTGCTAATG AAAAGTTCAATACGGACTTGAGCAGTCTGCAGCCCACAACAGAGAGTAACTTCCTCAATCCTCGTCTCAGCATCTCCACGCGCTTCCTCTCCCGCTTTCAGAGCCGCTTTCG CACTGTTGGGACTAGTAGCAGTGCTGTTTGCCGGCCTGCAGCCTGCCTGCCCAGTATACCGGATGAATCCAGTGATAGCTGTCCAACCTTCGATGAAACAATG GACAAGTCCAAGGTACTTTCAAACAACAGTGGAACCAttgaagaaaatgagaaaagtg TTACCAAGAAACGTTCCTCAGTGGCTGCTCGGAAATCTTGCCAGAACTTATCCTTTTTACGCTGGAAAAATGCTCTGGgag AAATCACAAATAAGAGCATTCTGTCCAAAGCTCATGATAACACTACAGGCATTCTCACCACCAAATCTACCAGCAGTGCATGTGACACATCTGTTACACGCTCCCGCCAAAGCTACATGGGTCTCACTGCAAGCTCCCGTGCTAAGATAACCCAGAGCAACTCTGTGGAGACATGTACATCAGAAGAAACCGAGTTAAACACCCCGTCTTCGTCTCTGGACCTAACTGTGGACCAAAGCAAAGAGAACATTGTTCCTCCTTCCTCTTCAGTTCTTTCCTCTGGATCGTCTCAACCGACACCAGCTCTCTCCACTCCTGCTTTGGGTAACCACAGTGCCCGGGCAGCTCTTCGATTGGACCTCATTGAGCCCAATCGTGCCAGTCTGTCACCGTTGGCCTTCAAGAGCCATCTAGGGAAAGTTGAACGTCCCGAGTCTCCACGTCGACAGGCTTTGGTGACGCCCACAGAGATGCGGTCACTGGGGAAAGAGTGTCGGAAGCAGATCATTAATATTGAGCAGAGTTTGGTTTCTAAGACTTCAAGCAGGTTCTCGACTGGGTCTGAAATGTTTGCCAGGAACTCCACAGTGTCAGAAACCAGTCATTCTGTGATTGAAGACCTGCGGCTTACAGAGTCATGTGGGAACACACAGGCCACTGATCGGATCTCAATGACCAACTCAGTGACTCTAGACAGAAAAGATCCTTCACAAAAGGACACAG GACTTTCTGCAGACTCGTTGAGTGTCCAGATGTGTAAGGAGATGGTGAATGAACTCTGGCAGACCATCCATAAAGCAACTGGCTTTTATAACAAG TTGTGCTCCACCCCGGAGTTGTCAGAGCAGCAGGAACAGATGAAGAGTATTTTGCAGGAGGTGTTTGTGGGGGTACAGAGTGAATTGAAGTCCCTGTGCCCACAAGAGATGCGCCCCTCGATCGAAAGCACCCGTCCCGTCCCGGAGGAATCCCCCGGCCGGCAGCTCAGGGACGAAAGGGCTGTGGCCCTCCTGGAGAAATATTCAGAGATGCTCTTACTGCGGATGACTGAAAAAGGAGCACAGGCCACACTGGAGTAA